TGGGTCGAATACTTGTATTGTCCGCCGTCGATCGGGCTGGCCGGGTCGGCCAGATGCGCCTGCAAGTCCGCGCGCGGGCCGCGGTTGCCGGCCGGAACGGTGATGTAGGCCAGAACCTCGCGTTTGAGGCGGTCGGAAGCGGCCAATTTCTTGAGCGATTCGATGAATACGTCGAGGCCCTTGTTGCGGAATTCGTAGCGGCCGCTGGTGCCGACGATCAGCGGTTCCTTCCGGAACTTGTGCCCGAGGCAGGCCTCGGCCACCGAGATCATTGCCGTGCGGGCTTCGGCACGCTTGGCGTCGTACTCCTCGCCCGTCCATACAAAGTCGTTTTCGAACCCGTTGGGCGTGATGCCGTCCGGTTCGCGTCCCAGCAGGTATTTGCATTCGTTGGCCGTGATGTCGCTGACCGTGAGGAAGGCGTCGTGGTACGTGGCGGCCATCTTCTCGATCGAGTGTTTGGCCACTACGTTGAACCGCCGTGCCAGTTCGTCGGCATTGAACTTGGCCAGGTCGTTGTAGAGCGGCAGGCCGTTACCGGCGATGCAGCGCCCCATGACCGTGGCGTGCGTCGTGAAGAGCGTGGCCACATAGGGGGCGTGTTTGCGCAGGTGGAGTCCCCCTGCGGCAGTCATCCACTCGTGGAAATGCGCGGCGATCTTGTCCGTCGCATTGCAGAAATTGTCGACATACGAGGCGATGACCATGCCCGCGGCATAGCCGAAGAGCACGGGTTCGATGTAATCCCACTGTCCCGAGAGCGAATCCACGTGGTACGTCTCCCAGAGTTTCTTGAGTATTTCGTCCTTGCGGGGGATCAGCGAAGTGAAGTCCACCAGGATCACCGTCGGCTCGCCCTTGATCTTCCAGTGCCCCACGCGGATCCGGAGCCCGTCGCTGTATACGCTCTGGCGCCATGCTTTCAGCATGTTGGGGTCTTCCTCGAATTCGGGGTTCGCCCCCTCGTGCTGGAGGTCGGGCCCGATGAGGATATAGCGGTCGGCGAATTTCCGGGTTGCGGTCTGTGCTTTGGTCGAGATGACGGTATGGATGCCGCCGACCTTGTTGCAGACCTCCCAGCTCACCTCGAAAAGGTAGTCGGGAGTCAGTTTTGCATTACTCATATCTGTCGTGCTTGTTTGTAATTTACTCGATGAATCGGTTGAAAACCGCTGCAAAGGTAATACTTATATTTATATAAAACAACCTTGTTCGATTAATTAGTAAAAATATTTAATAATAACTTAACATTTCTGTTTCACATCGTTGCATGTCGTGTTATGTTTCGAAAAGTGCCCCGATCACGGCATCCGAAATCAGGAATTTTTCCGGCGGGAGGGCCATCCGCCCCCGGGCTATGCGGAGCGTACCCGAACGGAGGAACGGTGCTGCCTCTTCCTGCATCCGCGCCAGCCGTTTTGCTCCGAAACGTGCCGCGGCCTCTTCCAGATCGATCCCCTCGGCCGTCCGGAGCGCCGTCATGACATATTCGTTGAACCGGTCGCGTCGGGTCAGCACTTCCTTCCCGGCTGGAGCGCCTGCTATGTATTTTTCCACTGAACTGGCGTTCCAGTGCCTTTCTTCGCCGTCGAACGAGTGGGCTGCGGGCCCGATGCCGAGGTATTTCGTCCCATGCCAGTAGGAGGCGTTGTGACGGGCTCGAAATCCCGGCAGGGCATAGTTCGAAACCTCGTAATGCTCGAATCCGGCGGCCGTAAGCGTATCGTGCACCGTGAGGAACTCCTCCTCGCTGACCTCTTCGTCCACGGCGCGAAACTCGCCCCGTGCCGCACGGCGGCCGAAGGCCGTATCGGGTTCGATGGTCAAATGGTATGCCGAAATGTGCTGTACGCCGAGCGACAGCACTCCGTCGAGCGATCTTTTCAACGAATCCCCGCCGAAGCCGGGAATGCCGAAGATCAGGTCGGCGGTGATGTTCCTGAACCCGGCGCGTTGTGCCGCCCGCACCGCACCGATGGCTTGCGCCGCCGTATGGCGGCGGTTCATCAGCTTCAGGCACCTGTCGTCGAACGACTGGATGCCGATCGACAGCCGGTCTATGCCCGCTTCGCGCAGCCCGTCGAGGTAATTTTCCGTCAGGTCGTCGGGGTTGGCCTCGAGGGTGGTTTCCGTGGTGCCGGAGCAGTCGAACAGCAGCGCGGCATGATCCAGCAGTCCTTTCAGCGCGGCGGGTGCGTAGAGCGAAGGCGTGCCGCCGCCGAAATAGCGGGTCGTGACCGCTTCGCCGCGCAGGTAATCCTGCCGTTCGTCCAGTTCGCGGTGCATGGCGGCTGTCACGCCGTCCATCTGCTCCAGCCGGGCGCTCTTGTAGAAGTCGCAGTAGGCGCAGATGCGTTTGCAGAACGGTATGTGGAAATAGAGTCCGGCCATGGCCTATCCGAGTTTTCGGGGAGCAGGAGTTTCCGCCGGTTCGGCGGCGAGCGCCTTTATCGCCTTTACGGTTTTCCGTCCGTATCTGTTGAACGTAAATATTCCCCCTGCGATGTTATACCACGGATCGTAGACCAGGGCCCACCGGATTTCATCGTTTCTCCAGCTCAAGATCAGCAAGTCGCAGTCCAGATAGGGGATGCCCTTTCGGTTTGCGGCCTGCAAATAACGCTGATTGTCGTATTCGATCCTCCATCCCTCGTCGGACAGCAGTTTCCGGATCTGATCTTTCAGTCCGTCGGGTTGCCCGGAGAGCGGGATACTCTTGAACTTCAGTTTCCTGCGTTGTAACACATGGAGGGCAACGCCCGCGCCGAACAGCAGGAGCGCGGCCAGCCAATACCGATCCCGAAATCCCTGAATGAGGTTGCGGATAAAATAACAGGAGAAGAATATCCCGGAAATAATTAACAGGATGGAGAAACAATGGTAGTTTACCCATTCGATCGAAAACGGTTTCAGGCAGATCCTGTCGTGGCGTATTTTTATCGGGCGCATTATAATGATAACGATGTTTTGTATAAGGGCTGATTAATCAAAGATAGGAAAAATTCCCGGATGTCGTCCCTTTCCGCCCCGGTTTTTTCGGTGCCCGTGCGTCGGGCCCGGCTGCCGGATCGGATTTACGGAAAATACCTCCGGTTTCCTGATTTCGATGCGGTTGCTCCGGAAGCGCCCCTCCCGTCATTGTTTTTGTCCGGGCGGCGTTCCGTCGGGCGGGAGTGCCGTGCGCCGTCGATGGGCATTTCGACCGAAGTGCGGCCTGTGCGTCCGCCTCGAATTCCATCCTGCGGAGCCCCGGTGCGGATTGCGGCCGTATGTTTGCAGCAGGATATGGAGCCGGGTTTTCCTGCGGCTTTGGGGGACACGATAGCTGCTTATAAATGAATCATATACAGGCATCGGGAAAAATAATGGATATTTTTTGCTTTTTTCACTGTTAGTTTTTTCACAAGTGTAAAAGTTTTTCTACCTTTGTGCGGTTAAAGTCCGGTCTTGCGGATTTTCGACGTTAGGTTAATCAAGGATTTGATGTTTTATTAAAATAACAATTATTATGGACAAAATGGATTTGAAAAAGTATGGGATCACGGGTGTGACCGAGATCGTGTACAATCCGTCGTACGACGAACTTTTCCGCGAGGAGACCAAGAAGGGGCTCCGCGGTTTCGAAAAAGGCCAGCTGACCGAGACCGGTGCCGTGAACGTGATGACCGGCGTTTATACCGGCCGTTCGCCCAAGGACAAGTTCTTCGTAATGGACGAGACCACCAAGGATACGATCTGGTGGACTTCCGATGAATATAAGAACGACAACAAGCCTGTTACGAAGGCTGCCTGGAAGGAGCTGAAGAAACTCGCTACCCAGGAGCTGTCGGGCAAGAAACTCTATGTCGTGGACACTTTCTGCGGCGCCAACGAGAATTCGCGCCTCAAGATCCGTTTCATCATGGAGGTCGCATGGCAGGCCCATTTCGTAAAGAACATGTTCATCCGTCCGACCGACGCCGAACTGGAGAAATACGGCGAGCCCGATTTCGTGGTGCTCAACGCTTCGAAGGCCAAGGTCAAGAACTATAAGAAACTCGGCCTGAACTCGGAGACGGCCGTCGTTTTCAATCTCACCGAGAAAATGCAGGTTATCCTCAACACCTGGTACGGCGGCGAGATGAAGAAGGGTATGTTCTCCTACATGAACTACCTGCTTCCGCTCAAGGGCATGGCTTCGATGCACTGCTCGGCCAACACCAATGCCAAGGGCGAGACCGCTATCTTCTTCGGCCTGTCGGGCACCGGCAAGACCACGCTTTCGACCGACCCGAAGCGTCAGCTGATCGGCGACGACGAGCACGGCTGGGACGATGACGGCGTATTCAACTTCGAGGGCGGCTGCTATGCCAAGGTCATCAACCTTTCGCAGGAGAACGAGCCCGACATCTGGAACGCCATCCGCCGCAACGCGCTGCTGGAGAACGTGACGGTGGACAAGAAGGGCAAGATCGACTATGCCGACAAGTCGGTAACCGAGAACACCCGCGTTTCGTACCCGATCTTCCACATCGAGAATATCGTGAAACCCGTATCGAAAGCCCCGGCTGCCAAGAAGGTGATCTTCCTTTCGGCCGACGCATTCGGCGTGCTGCCCCCGGTTTCGATCCTCAATGCCGAGCAGACCAAATACTATTTCCTGTCGGGCTTCACCGCCAAGCTGGCGGGTACCGAGCGCGGTATCACCGAGCCGACCCCGACTTTCTCGGCTTGCTTCGGCGCGGCATTCCTTTCGCTGCACCCCACCAAGTACGGTGAGGAACTGGTGAAGAAGATGAAGAAGGCCGGTGCCAAGGCATACCTGGTGAACACGGGCTGGAACGGTACCGGCAAACGTATCTCGATCAAGGATACGCGCGGTATTATCGACGCCATCCTCGACGGTTCGATCGACAAGGCTCCGACCAAGACGCTGCCTATCTTCGACTTCACGATCCCGACGGAGCTGCCGGGCGTAGATCCCAAGATCCTCGACCCGCGCGATACCTACAAGAACGCCAAGGATTGGGACGTCAAGGCCGAAGACCTCGCTAACCGCTTCGTGAAGAATTTCGTGAAGTTCACGGGTAACGAAGAGGGTAAGAAGCTCGTAGCCGCAGGCCCGAAAGTGAAATAATCTCTGAATAAAGTTTTGAATGGTAGAACCCCGCGCCGGAAGGTGCGGGGTTCTTTATTTTGCGGCATTGCGTATGCTGCGATGGGAGGGGGCTT
This Alistipes onderdonkii DNA region includes the following protein-coding sequences:
- the hemW gene encoding radical SAM family heme chaperone HemW produces the protein MAGLYFHIPFCKRICAYCDFYKSARLEQMDGVTAAMHRELDERQDYLRGEAVTTRYFGGGTPSLYAPAALKGLLDHAALLFDCSGTTETTLEANPDDLTENYLDGLREAGIDRLSIGIQSFDDRCLKLMNRRHTAAQAIGAVRAAQRAGFRNITADLIFGIPGFGGDSLKRSLDGVLSLGVQHISAYHLTIEPDTAFGRRAARGEFRAVDEEVSEEEFLTVHDTLTAAGFEHYEVSNYALPGFRARHNASYWHGTKYLGIGPAAHSFDGEERHWNASSVEKYIAGAPAGKEVLTRRDRFNEYVMTALRTAEGIDLEEAAARFGAKRLARMQEEAAPFLRSGTLRIARGRMALPPEKFLISDAVIGALFET
- the pckA gene encoding phosphoenolpyruvate carboxykinase (ATP), whose amino-acid sequence is MDKMDLKKYGITGVTEIVYNPSYDELFREETKKGLRGFEKGQLTETGAVNVMTGVYTGRSPKDKFFVMDETTKDTIWWTSDEYKNDNKPVTKAAWKELKKLATQELSGKKLYVVDTFCGANENSRLKIRFIMEVAWQAHFVKNMFIRPTDAELEKYGEPDFVVLNASKAKVKNYKKLGLNSETAVVFNLTEKMQVILNTWYGGEMKKGMFSYMNYLLPLKGMASMHCSANTNAKGETAIFFGLSGTGKTTLSTDPKRQLIGDDEHGWDDDGVFNFEGGCYAKVINLSQENEPDIWNAIRRNALLENVTVDKKGKIDYADKSVTENTRVSYPIFHIENIVKPVSKAPAAKKVIFLSADAFGVLPPVSILNAEQTKYYFLSGFTAKLAGTERGITEPTPTFSACFGAAFLSLHPTKYGEELVKKMKKAGAKAYLVNTGWNGTGKRISIKDTRGIIDAILDGSIDKAPTKTLPIFDFTIPTELPGVDPKILDPRDTYKNAKDWDVKAEDLANRFVKNFVKFTGNEEGKKLVAAGPKVK